The sequence GACTATTTAAGTGCCTCGTTTGAATAGCAaataaattcattttgagcctAGTAAATTTAGACCACTGGatgtaataaaaaaatagaatcgGTACGGAGTCACTCTCATGAATGACTCTGTTACACGCTTTGTACGCTGTCGTATAAAGCTACAATCCCAGAGATGTAATCTCCCGCCATCCTACCTTGACCCTACTGCCCAGGCTACCGTCACCGCCACTCTTCTTGCAATAGGTCGTTACTGTCAACTGTCGAGGATTTGATACTCAGTCATAAGTTCTTTTGTGATATGGAAAATAGAGATACTTGCTAGTCGTAGAAGTATATTGTGTAGAGAGACACATAGTTTATACAGCTTAAGATCCCTAAGTTAGGTAATAACCCTGCGTCGTATTTTACCTTGATTATTCTTGGATCACATAGTACAATGATGAAATATTGGGTGTCAACCCTTAGAAGTAGATGAATTTGGCTATGTCTAGGGCTTAAGATCTAATCGATTAGAGGATTGCTTCTTTTTGGTGGATCTTCGATGGGTGTTGGTCTTCTACTCGACTAGTCTTGAGGGGTTTCGCAACTTTGGAGATCTAAATGCGCGACTTGCTTGTGTTTCAATTGGTTCGATGTGAGATGAGATGACATGGACATGCCCCTCTCCCCGCTTTATACAGTCGGAGGAATCCAGGGCGTGATCCTAGCTGGATACCTTGTTCGAGTCCTACTCAGATGGTTATGTTCCCTTAGATCTAGGAATCCTTCTCAAATAGAGGATATCTTTCATATCTTGGATGAGTAGTTTCCAAGTATATCCTTATCATATCTTACTCTGTAGTAGTCACAACTAGCCTCATATTGAGTAAGATATATTCAATTTTCATATAccttttatagatatatataatatatggaatatataatattaattatatcaCCGGACATTGGTCCAACTCCACCATATGTCGTCCTTCCTGCTATGTTGCTGCCTTATGCTGTGTTGCGATGTCATGTGGCCTGATGCTGGTGCCTTTCTGCTATTGGGAGGTCATCGTCCCATCGCTTGCGGCCGGTGACCGGCCTTGTGTAGGTGTAGTAGGAGCTACACTAGTGCTAGACCGAAGCAAACCAGAgcgacaagaagaagaagaaaagcagggagaagaaagaagaaaaataggtAATTTCATCAAATTCTCCACCAATTCATGATCCACGCATGAAGGATAATATCTACATAGTCCCAAGCTGTTCATAGATGAATTTTGATGGTCGAATTTGTCACTAGATTAGGATTGGTGGTCTGAGTTGCGTGTAGCTGGTTTAATTCGAAAACTGAAAATAATTAGTATTGAATTCACCCATAAGCTTAAAATTAAAGTTGTAGGTGTCATTGATATCttttcatggcactagttttgtTCAAGTTGGATAAACATTTTAGGAGAAATtgtcaaaatagtgatgttgtCCGAAAGTTTAATCTGTGCAGTATTTTATATATCTGTGTTTAACCAAGCTATAGGGAGATTTCACCCAAAGTCATAAAATAAAGTTGTAGGGAATTTTCCTTAGATGTCTGAGATGCATTTAGTTACTGTGTTTAGTTAaggaaatttgaagttacagaTAGAACACCAAGTAACTAGACTTTTAAAGCGGTATTTCATACAACAGGAAAATAGATTTAATTGTATTTTTGCTAGTATTATTGTTATATAATGCTTATAGATATGTGGATATCATGGAATAGATATTTGGATATCATGGAATAGATATTGAGAGTAGCTTTATTGCACAAGTTTCGAAAAATTCAATTAAGAGGGTGTGACATTGGTTTCTTGTTCGGGAAATTCTAGTATAGAGGGCATGACACCAGTTTCTAGTCATGGTTAATGCAAATGCATGATGAACTTGTATTATTGTGTGCCATATAGTTTGAGTCCCTACTTGTTCTATTATTGTTCCTTTCATGATTTATGTGCTCATGTGGTTTCTAAATTCAAGTTTCCAAGAGGTTGCCTAACTTTATGATTCGTATTTCATGATGTTGTTTTTTTTCATATCGTTCATGTTCTGTAGTTTCAATCCATGGATGTGTGGTTAATTCTTATATTTATGTTTCTATGAGCAAGTGTTAGCACTACATGCTCGCGATTTTTGGAAATATTAAGGATGTATTCATATTTTGTCTGTTTTAGATAGAAACTATTATTTCATTGTTGTTttcaataaaagaaaaatccaTTATTTCTTGTTATTCATTGACTTTGATGTTCTTCTAATTCTGAATTGTAGTTGCTGCATGTTTTTTCTCGCTCttgtgtttttatttggttttaagTACCAAGTGATCGTAGCATGCATGAGATGGAAATAGCACTATTAACTTGAGCGAACAACACCCAATAATCTTAATTCgtcattaattttaaataaatagaactTTATTGCTAGTTTCATTCATTTAAACCCTCGTAAGGCTGAGATAGTATCATGGGTAGAGTGGTCGCGCCTTTATTAGGTCTTTAGAGTTGAGCTGTGATGTTTACCTCTTTTATACGATGTGTTTCAGATTATTATATGTTCTGTTTGATTAGGATTCACGTATTTATAGGAGAGGTTGCaccaaaattttctaaaattttaagACTCAGTAGGATTTTCCCGTGATGGGTGTTACACGGGTCTAGTGCTTGGTCACGCACGGTTTGTTTGCTTTTGTTTTCACCTGATTTGTTTTCGTCGGTATGGGATCTTTTTAGCGTGTGATTCTAGGTTTAGTTTAGTGGTAGATGGGATCAATGGACGAGCTTAGAAGTTTCAGGCAATTTCGCACGCTAACACATCATTATCCGGCCATTTTTTCAGATAATAGATGAGCTGATTGCAAAATATCGGGGCCAAAAGTCATGGGGACCCTTCCTTCCAAAGTCAAAAGAATGTATCACCAAGAGCAGAATGAAAGTCTGAAACGTAGCTGCTAGAAGTAGAGTTCATGTTTCACAAGAAACTCTCTCGCAGTCTTGGAGCAAGAAACGAAACCGATCTAAAATTCTATGTAGATTGGTTATCTATATGGATATTATAAAGTAGACTAAAcagaattatatttattaaaaaaagagtATTTTACTGTTTATATCTATTTTGATATGCTAATATAAGTTTTTATTAGTTAATTAAATATGAGGTCGTATAAAGATATCTATCCTGAAAAAAGGACTTTGCCGTCTACGGTCAACGAAATATTATTCCACTCTCACAAGATTCTATAATTCGATTAAACCATACTTTATCATGGTCTTTGTGATCAGTACAGTACGTGGCAGGACGGCAGACCGTAGCTGCCCTAGGATGAAACTATAAAAGAACAGGGTGTAATTTGCAAAATATGTACGATTAATTTAATCGACGCGCAGGAGGCCGCGTCTCTGGCATCGCAGCTTGCAAAGCTCATCGCCTCATCccatctctcttctctctccaaCTAACAGGTCGGCCTCCGGAAGACCGGAACCCAGCTCTTGCGATCCTAAAGAGCCACTCGCTCCGCCCCCCGCCCGCCTAGTAGCGTTCGCTCGCTGTCGGCAATCCGGCATCTCCCAAATCTTCTCCCTGGAAAGGGATTTGCTCCTCCCTGCCCTGTCCGATCCTTTTCTTGAGCCATTTCTACTGAGTTCTACTGAGCTGCGAGCTGGGGTGTGGGTGTGTGGGAGAGCAAATGCTGGTCCAAGAACCTGTCGTCGTCGGCGAGCACGCGGGATTCTTTTGTCCCGTGGCGGGCTGTCGAGATAGTGGGCGTCCGAGCTGGAGCACCTGAGATGTTGCTGCTTGGTCGTTGTGTGGATTGATTTTGGCCGAAAGCTGTTGTTTTCTCGGAAAGGGAGGGAGGTTTTCTTTTTGGTTCTTTTggtatttgattatttcttgcGGTGAATCGATTCCTTGCCTCGCTAAATCTTGCTGAGATTTCTCTTCTCCGCCGGAGACTGGTAGATCCTTTTCCTTCCCGGCCGGGCATTCCTGCTCTGCTTCTTGGATCTTCGAATTCTCCGCCGAATCCCAAATCTTTCGAGGTTGTGGTGGAGATTTCTGTGCAGGGAGAGTGGTAAAGATCAAATCTTGGAGGAGGTTGTTTTGATCCGGCGTGCAGGATGGTGTCAAGATCCTACTCCAACCTCCTGGAGCTCGCCTCCGGTGGCAATGGAGGCGAGCCGCTGCCATCGCTCGGTCACCGCCGGATACCGCGTGTGGTGACGGCGTCTGGCATTGTGCCGGACCTCGACTgctccgacgacgacgacgcctcGGTGGCCTCCGATCACTCCTCCCACGCTCCGCGGGAGCGCGCCATCATCGTCGCCAATCAGCTCCCTATCCGCGCCTCCCGGCGCGCCGGGAGCGGAGGCGGGTGGGACTTCTCGTGGGACGAGGACAGCCTGCTGCTGCAGCTCAAGGACAGCCTCCGCGCGCACCACGGCCGCGCGGATATGGAGTTCGTCTTCGTCGGTGGCCTCCGCGACGACGTCCCGCCGGCCGACCACGACGAGGTCGCGCACGAGCTCCTCGAGGGCTTCGGGTGCGTCCCCACCTTCCTGCCCGCTGACCTCCGGTCCCGGTTCTACCACGGCTTCTGCAAGCAGCAGCTGTGGCCACTGTTCCATTACATGCTGCCACTGTCGCCGGAGCTCGGCGGCCGCTTCGACCGCCTCCTGTGGCAGGCCTACGTGTCCGTCAACAAGATCTTCGCGGACAAGATACTAGAGGTGATCAGCCCGGACGAAGACTTTGTGTGGGTGCACGATTACCATCTGATGGTGCTGCCGACATTCCTTCGCAAGCGGTTCAACCGGGTGAAGCTCGGGTTCTTCCTCCACAGCCCGTTCCCATCTTCGGAGATTTACAAGACCCTGCCTGTGCGCGAGGAGCTGCTCCGATCCCTGCTAAATGCCGATCTAATTGGGTTCCACACCTTCGATTATGCCAGGCATTTCTTGTCATGCTGTAGCAGGATGCTTGGGTTGAAGTACGAGTCGCAGAGGGGCTACATTACACTGGAGTATTATGGACGAACAGTTACTATCAAGATATTGCCAGTAGGAGTTCACTTGGAGCAGTTGCAGTCAGTCCTCAACCTCCCGGAGACTGGAGTCAAGGTCGCCGAGCTTCTCAAGCAGTTCTGTCATCAGAATCGACTGCTGTTGCTTGGTGTAGATGATATGGACATCTTTAAAGGCATTAGCTTGAAGCTTTTGGCATTTGAGCAGCTCTTGATGCAGCATCCAGAGTGGCGAGGAAGGGTGGTGCTGGTACAGATTGCCAATCCGGCAAGGGGGCGCGGAAAGGATGTGAAGGAGGTACAGGAAGAGAGCTATGCAATGGTGAGGCGCATCAATGAGGCTTTCGGGCAGCCTGATTACCAGCCGGTTATACTGATCGATAACCCACTGCAATTCTATGAGAGAATGGCTTACTATGTTGTTGCTGAGTGCTGTTTGGTTACTGCAGTGAGAGATGGCATGAATCTTATCCCGTACGAGTACATAATTGCTAGACAAGGTAATGAGAAGATAGACAGGATCCTAGGTCTCAGCCTGTCAACAAGGAAGAAGAGCATGCTTGTTGTGTCGGAGTTCATTGGCTGTTCCCCCTCTCTAAGCGGTGCTATTCGGGTGAACCCTTGGAATATTGATTCAGTGACTGATGCAATGGACTCTGCGTTGGAGATGCCT is a genomic window of Phragmites australis chromosome 17, lpPhrAust1.1, whole genome shotgun sequence containing:
- the LOC133897244 gene encoding alpha,alpha-trehalose-phosphate synthase [UDP-forming] 6-like → MVSRSYSNLLELASGGNGGEPLPSLGHRRIPRVVTASGIVPDLDCSDDDDASVASDHSSHAPRERAIIVANQLPIRASRRAGSGGGWDFSWDEDSLLLQLKDSLRAHHGRADMEFVFVGGLRDDVPPADHDEVAHELLEGFGCVPTFLPADLRSRFYHGFCKQQLWPLFHYMLPLSPELGGRFDRLLWQAYVSVNKIFADKILEVISPDEDFVWVHDYHLMVLPTFLRKRFNRVKLGFFLHSPFPSSEIYKTLPVREELLRSLLNADLIGFHTFDYARHFLSCCSRMLGLKYESQRGYITLEYYGRTVTIKILPVGVHLEQLQSVLNLPETGVKVAELLKQFCHQNRLLLLGVDDMDIFKGISLKLLAFEQLLMQHPEWRGRVVLVQIANPARGRGKDVKEVQEESYAMVRRINEAFGQPDYQPVILIDNPLQFYERMAYYVVAECCLVTAVRDGMNLIPYEYIIARQGNEKIDRILGLSLSTRKKSMLVVSEFIGCSPSLSGAIRVNPWNIDSVTDAMDSALEMPEGEKVLRHEKHHRYVSTHDVGYWANSFLQDLERTCLDHNRRRCWGIGFGLKFRVVALDPNFKKLAVEHLVSAYRRTTTRIILLDYDGTLMPQTSFGKSPSSKTIDMLNSLCSDKNNMVFLVSTKSRMTLNEWFSPCENLGLAAEHGYFLRLRRDTEWETRGQVIDCSWKQIAEPVMKTYTETTDGSTIEDKETAIVWSYEDADPDFGSCQAKELHDHLESVLSNEPVSVKAGMNHVEVKPQGASNGLVAKWILSTMQERGDLPDFILCIGDDRSDDDMFEVITTAVKGPSLNPEAEVFACTVGRKPSKAKYYLDDTADIVRLIQGLANVSDQMHGAPLSATDTVPR